In a single window of the Candidatus Eisenbacteria bacterium genome:
- the fbp gene encoding class 1 fructose-bisphosphatase, which produces MPKRTLTFSQFLFAEEHKHPEASGEFTSVLIDIALAAKLINREVTRAGLVDILGFTGDENVHGEKVQKLDMFAHEVFYQILGSTGELAVLASEEDEDIVPVPEGARVGKYVVNFDPLDGSSNINANVNIGTIFSILPRITRKGPGTLEDCLQAGRRQLAAGYVMYGSSTMLVYTTGDGVHGFTFEPSIGEFLLSHRNIQTPPRGRIYSVNEGNYVHWHEGLKRYVDWLKRDDPSTGRPYSARYVGSLVADFHRNLLYGGVYLYPADCKNPNGKLRVLYEAAPLAFIAEEAGGAASDGIRRIMEIAPGSLHQRTPLIIGSPMDVKDAEEFISGRHVEVTSERRTPSQVRVGP; this is translated from the coding sequence ATGCCGAAACGCACCTTGACCTTCAGCCAGTTCCTGTTCGCCGAGGAGCACAAACACCCCGAGGCGAGCGGCGAGTTCACGAGCGTGCTGATCGACATCGCGCTCGCCGCCAAGCTGATCAATCGCGAGGTCACGCGCGCGGGACTGGTCGACATCCTGGGCTTCACGGGCGACGAGAACGTGCACGGCGAGAAGGTGCAGAAGCTCGACATGTTCGCGCACGAGGTCTTCTACCAGATCCTCGGCTCGACCGGTGAGCTGGCGGTGCTCGCGTCCGAAGAGGACGAGGACATCGTGCCGGTTCCCGAGGGCGCGCGGGTCGGCAAGTACGTTGTGAACTTCGATCCGCTCGACGGCTCCTCGAACATCAACGCGAACGTAAACATCGGCACGATCTTCTCGATCCTGCCGCGCATCACCCGCAAGGGCCCCGGCACGCTCGAAGACTGCCTGCAGGCGGGGCGTCGCCAGCTCGCGGCCGGCTACGTGATGTACGGCTCGAGCACCATGCTGGTCTACACCACCGGCGACGGCGTTCACGGCTTCACCTTCGAGCCCAGCATCGGCGAGTTCCTGCTCTCGCACCGAAACATCCAGACGCCACCCCGCGGCCGCATCTACAGCGTGAACGAGGGCAACTATGTGCACTGGCACGAAGGGCTCAAGCGATATGTGGACTGGCTCAAGCGCGACGACCCTTCCACCGGCCGCCCCTACAGCGCGCGTTACGTAGGCTCGCTGGTGGCCGACTTCCATCGCAATCTTCTCTACGGTGGCGTCTACCTCTACCCCGCCGACTGCAAGAATCCGAACGGCAAGCTGCGAGTACTCTACGAGGCGGCTCCGCTCGCGTTCATCGCCGAAGAGGCAGGCGGCGCGGCCAGCGACGGCATTCGCCGCATCATGGAGATCGCGCCGGGCTCATTGCACCAGCGCACCCCGCTGATCATCGGCAGCCCGATGGACGTGAAAGACGCCGAGGAGTTCATCTCGGGACGCCACGTCGAGGTGACGAGCGAGCGGCGAACGCCGAGTCAGGTGCGCGTCGGGCCGTAG
- a CDS encoding aldolase, translating into MELKSSDEIRHATAALASGSSDALDRLVHTGVFGASIELRDAARDAVMQEARSRGLYPASIHGLYMARGRGEAPADFTVPAINIRGMAYDTARALFRARRALDAGAVICEIARSEITYTDQRPTEYTFVIIAAGLREGWTGPVFIQGDHFQVNAKKYLADPGKEMAAVKDLTAEALAAGFYNIDIDTSTLVELDKQGHEAQQQLNGGLCAELTAFIRAHEPKGVITSVGGEIGEVGGRNSNADELHAFMKVYGAALEKRAAGSTGISKISIQTGTSHGGVPLPDGSVAAVKLDFDALEQLSKIAREQYGLAGAVQHGASTLSADLFDQFPRRGACEIHLATEFQNMIFDHARFPAELKQSIYAKLRTEAADERKSTDTDEQFFYKTRKKALGSFKRELWNLPTEVRAAIGVTLEDKFRFLLTKLNAGGTRALAELHAPKVPGSFPSVGSAVGVGRGPEDITGLHD; encoded by the coding sequence ATGGAACTGAAGTCCTCAGACGAGATCCGCCATGCCACGGCTGCGCTTGCGAGCGGCAGTTCGGACGCGCTGGATCGGCTGGTGCACACCGGCGTCTTCGGCGCCTCGATCGAGCTGAGAGACGCGGCGCGCGACGCGGTCATGCAGGAGGCGCGGTCGCGCGGGCTCTACCCCGCCTCGATCCACGGCCTCTACATGGCGCGCGGGCGCGGCGAGGCGCCGGCCGACTTCACGGTGCCGGCGATCAACATTCGCGGCATGGCGTACGACACCGCGCGGGCACTTTTCCGCGCCCGCCGCGCGCTCGATGCGGGTGCCGTGATCTGCGAGATCGCGCGCTCCGAGATCACCTACACCGATCAGCGACCGACCGAGTACACCTTCGTGATCATCGCGGCGGGACTGCGCGAGGGCTGGACCGGCCCGGTGTTCATTCAGGGCGATCACTTCCAGGTCAACGCGAAGAAGTACCTCGCGGATCCGGGCAAGGAGATGGCGGCCGTCAAGGACCTGACGGCCGAAGCGCTCGCGGCCGGCTTCTACAACATCGACATCGACACCTCGACGCTGGTCGAGCTGGACAAGCAGGGTCACGAGGCGCAGCAGCAGTTGAACGGCGGGCTGTGCGCCGAGCTGACCGCGTTCATCCGCGCGCACGAACCGAAAGGCGTGATCACCTCGGTCGGCGGTGAGATCGGCGAGGTCGGTGGCCGCAATTCGAACGCCGATGAGCTGCACGCGTTCATGAAGGTCTACGGCGCCGCACTCGAGAAGCGTGCAGCCGGCTCGACCGGTATCAGCAAGATCTCGATTCAGACCGGCACCTCGCACGGCGGTGTGCCGCTGCCGGACGGCTCGGTCGCGGCGGTCAAGCTGGACTTCGATGCGCTCGAGCAGCTCTCGAAGATTGCGCGTGAGCAGTACGGACTCGCGGGCGCGGTGCAGCATGGGGCTTCGACGCTTTCGGCGGACCTGTTCGATCAATTCCCCAGGCGCGGCGCATGCGAGATCCATCTCGCGACCGAATTCCAGAACATGATCTTCGATCACGCCCGCTTCCCGGCCGAACTGAAACAGTCGATCTACGCGAAGCTTCGGACCGAAGCCGCGGATGAGCGCAAGAGCACCGACACCGACGAGCAATTCTTCTACAAGACTCGAAAGAAGGCGCTGGGCTCGTTCAAGCGCGAGCTGTGGAACCTGCCGACCGAGGTACGCGCGGCGATCGGAGTGACGCTCGAGGACAAGTTTCGCTTTCTGCTCACCAAGCTGAACGCGGGTGGGACGCGAGCGCTGGCCGAACTGCACGCGCCCAAGGTTCCAGGCTCGTTCCCGTCGGTCGGCTCCGCAGTCGGCGTGGGGCGCGGCCCCGAAGACATCACCGGGCTGCACGACTAG
- a CDS encoding (2Fe-2S)-binding protein, which produces MSDAESVPCRLRVNGDERTCALPPYTTLLEALRYHLGLTGSKQGCDKGDCGACTVVMDGEPVLACITLALAAEGREITTVEGLADHGTPHPVQDAFDVTGGAQCGFCTPGMLMSAWVLLKRNASPSREEIAHALSGNLCRCTGYTKIYEAVELAAKSARNSS; this is translated from the coding sequence TTGAGCGACGCCGAGTCCGTTCCCTGCCGCCTGCGCGTCAACGGTGACGAGCGCACATGCGCGTTGCCGCCCTACACCACATTGCTCGAGGCGCTGCGCTATCACCTCGGGCTCACGGGCTCCAAGCAGGGCTGCGACAAGGGTGATTGCGGTGCCTGCACGGTGGTGATGGATGGCGAGCCGGTGCTCGCGTGCATCACACTGGCGCTGGCGGCCGAAGGGCGCGAGATCACGACGGTGGAAGGTCTCGCGGATCACGGCACGCCGCACCCGGTTCAGGACGCCTTCGACGTCACGGGCGGTGCGCAGTGCGGATTCTGCACGCCCGGCATGTTGATGAGCGCCTGGGTGCTGCTCAAGCGCAACGCCTCTCCGTCACGCGAAGAAATCGCGCACGCGCTGTCGGGGAACCTCTGCCGCTGCACCGGCTACACGAAGATCTACGAAGCGGTCGAGCTCGCGGCCAAGTCCGCACGGAATTCGTCGTGA
- a CDS encoding FAD-binding oxidoreductase encodes MSDASLKHPVWWREAPPAYPELHGELDADVVIVGGGITGVTLAYTLAEQSATVVMLEADRIASAASGRNAGFLLAAPAEPYSEAIAMWNRDGARAMVTTGRRAHQRVKELVGALELECDYRLTGSLRLCRTEEEAEDQRASLPELNADGFRMLETQVHGNVPVESEGHFKAAFLMPEDGEFHPVKFLHGVAVGAAGLGARLFEHSSVKYGQWRAGLWHVHTAHGVVRARTVVIATNAYAPKLVPALSRLIAPRRGQLLCTAPIDRTIAARPTYAHWGYQSWRQLPDSRLVIGGWRDVALDTEVGFEQNPTEQIQSAIESGLRDLVPEGAAIEHRWAGTMGFARDGRPLVGWLDPEHHVAISAGYTGHGMGMAPACTLDLAALINWKPAPGIATFDPARFNELRDAREGTVLLGAAVG; translated from the coding sequence ATGTCCGACGCATCCCTCAAACATCCGGTGTGGTGGCGCGAAGCGCCGCCCGCATATCCCGAACTCCACGGTGAACTCGACGCCGACGTCGTGATCGTCGGTGGGGGCATCACGGGTGTGACGCTCGCGTACACGCTGGCCGAGCAGTCGGCGACCGTCGTGATGCTCGAAGCCGATCGCATCGCCTCGGCCGCGAGCGGCCGCAATGCAGGATTTCTGCTCGCCGCCCCCGCCGAGCCCTACTCCGAAGCGATCGCGATGTGGAACCGCGACGGCGCCCGGGCCATGGTGACGACCGGCCGGCGCGCTCATCAGCGCGTGAAGGAACTGGTCGGAGCGCTCGAGCTGGAGTGCGACTATCGGCTCACCGGCAGCCTGCGCCTGTGCCGCACCGAGGAAGAGGCCGAGGATCAGCGCGCGTCGCTGCCCGAATTGAACGCCGACGGTTTCCGCATGCTCGAAACGCAGGTGCATGGCAACGTGCCGGTCGAATCCGAGGGTCATTTCAAGGCTGCGTTCCTGATGCCCGAAGACGGCGAGTTCCACCCGGTCAAGTTCCTGCATGGCGTCGCGGTCGGTGCCGCGGGGCTCGGTGCGCGACTCTTCGAACACTCGAGCGTCAAGTACGGGCAGTGGCGCGCGGGGCTGTGGCATGTGCACACGGCCCACGGCGTGGTTCGCGCTCGAACCGTCGTGATCGCGACCAATGCCTACGCACCCAAGCTGGTGCCGGCGCTCTCGCGACTCATCGCGCCGCGGCGCGGGCAGTTGCTCTGCACCGCTCCGATCGATCGCACCATTGCCGCACGCCCCACCTACGCCCACTGGGGCTATCAGTCGTGGCGGCAACTTCCGGACTCGCGGCTCGTGATCGGTGGATGGCGCGATGTGGCGCTCGACACCGAAGTCGGTTTCGAGCAGAACCCCACGGAGCAGATCCAGTCCGCGATCGAATCGGGACTGCGCGACCTGGTGCCCGAGGGTGCGGCGATCGAGCACCGCTGGGCCGGCACCATGGGCTTTGCGCGCGATGGTCGCCCACTGGTCGGCTGGCTCGATCCCGAGCACCACGTCGCGATCAGCGCCGGCTACACCGGCCACGGGATGGGAATGGCGCCTGCATGCACGCTGGACCTCGCGGCACTCATCAACTGGAAGCCGGCCCCGGGGATTGCGACCTTCGATCCGGCTCGCTTCAACGAGCTTCGCGATGCGCGCGAAGGCACAGTGCTGCTGGGGGCTGCGGTCGGGTAG